AGCGGAGGGCGAGGGAGACCAGGGACTCCTTCTTGCCGTTGAGGCGCGGGCCCCCGTCGGCTCTGTCGGGGCCCGGCTTGAGCCGTAACTTCACGGCCAGGTAGTCGATGTTCCACTGCACGGAGGCACGGTTCACCGCCGGCCACACCGGGCGCAGCCGCCCCACGATCTGCTCGACCGTCGGCAGCGGCGCGTGCGGGGCGCCGCGCAGGCGGGACTCGCAGAGCGCGGCGAGGACGAGGAAGTAGCGCTTGGTGCGGTCGAGGGGGAAGGCGAGCGCGGTCGGCTCGCCCTCCCCGGAGGCCTGCGCGCACTCCACGTAGTCGTGGCGGGGCGCCCAGACGCAGAAGTCGAGCAGGTCGCCGCCCGCGGGCAGGACGACCCGCGAGAACTCGAACGGCACCGGGGCGTCGACCCGCCCCGGTGCGATCTTGATGTGCTCCCCGGCGCCCTCCGGGTTCTCGACGACGTAGGTGGAGGCGGTGCTGAAGTTGCTGAGCGTCCAGTAGCTCGCCGTCGCGCCGATCTCTCCGGCGGTGCGGGACACCCCGGGGTGGGGGATGTCCAGGTGGCGACGGTGTCCGCCGGCCGTGCGAGGGGTGGTGCGGCCGGAGTCGTACGGGGTGGTGCGGCCGAAATGGAGCCTTTCGCCGGGCGCCAGTCTGAGCTGGCTTCCGGGGTCCGCGGCGTGTGCGGGCACCACGATGATGCTGTACATGACGCTTCCTTTCCCCGAGGTCTGCGGGGGTCAGGCTAGGAAGCTCCGATAAACGAATGCAGAACGTCATCCTCCGTGCACGGATCCGGACGGGGGCCGGGGAGGGCCGGCTGCGACAGATCCGCCGAACGGGTGGACTCTGGTCTAATGGGTTGCTCTTTTGTCGGCCGCCGGTTGTGGGGGACGTGGTGTTGGACGTACTGAACAGGCCCGCTGCGGAGTCCACCGAAGCGGAGCCGTCCGACGGCCTCTCCCCGGCGCCGCTCCGCCCGTACCTGATCCTCGCGGGCGTCCTCTGCGGCCTGTACTTCCTGTACTCCTGGGTGCAGTACGCGCACTTCCGCACGCCCTCCTGGGACCTCGGGATCTTCGGCCAGTCGGTCCGGGCGTACGCCGAGTTCCGGGCCCCCCTCGTCGACATCAAGGGCCCCGGCTTCCCCATACTCGGCGACCACTTCAGCCCCGTCACCGCGCTCCTCGCGCCGCTCTACTGGATCTGGCCCTCGCCGGTCTCCCTGCTCTTCGGGCAGGCCGCGCTCTTCGCCGCC
This is a stretch of genomic DNA from Streptomyces sp. R44. It encodes these proteins:
- a CDS encoding FHA domain-containing protein — encoded protein: MYSIIVVPAHAADPGSQLRLAPGERLHFGRTTPYDSGRTTPRTAGGHRRHLDIPHPGVSRTAGEIGATASYWTLSNFSTASTYVVENPEGAGEHIKIAPGRVDAPVPFEFSRVVLPAGGDLLDFCVWAPRHDYVECAQASGEGEPTALAFPLDRTKRYFLVLAALCESRLRGAPHAPLPTVEQIVGRLRPVWPAVNRASVQWNIDYLAVKLRLKPGPDRADGGPRLNGKKESLVSLALRFDLVREDDLSTLAEVAR